From a single Candoia aspera isolate rCanAsp1 chromosome 10, rCanAsp1.hap2, whole genome shotgun sequence genomic region:
- the SLC1A5 gene encoding neutral amino acid transporter B(0) isoform X2, whose protein sequence is MLPTGTEVEGMNILGLVVFAIVFGIALRKLGAEGENLIKFFNSFNEATMILVSWIMWYAPLGIMFLVAGKIVEMEDVVLLFTSLGKYICCCLVGHAIHGLLVLPGIYFVFTRRNPYCFLWGIFTPLATAFGTSSSSATLPLMMKCVEEKNGVSKHISRFILPIGATVNMDGAALFQCVAAVFIAQLNSISLNFIQVITILITATASSVGAAGIPAGGVLTLAIILEAISLPTNDISLILAVDWLVDRTCTVLNVEGDAFGAGLLQVYAERTMGKADDDDLVEVKAEAVDAIKAVEIGEGSPLIKRDGPALVESSNSCEKESVM, encoded by the exons ATG CTCCCTACTGGCACGGAAGTCGAAGGCATGAACATCCTCGGCCTGGTGGTCTTTGCCATCGTCTTTGGGATCGCCCTGCGGAAGCTCGGGGCCGAAGGGGAGAACCTGATTAAATTCTTTAACTCCTTCAACGAAGCCACCATGATCCTGGTCTCGTGGATTATGTG GTATGCCCCCTTGGGGATCATGTTCCTGGTGGCCGGCAAGATTGTGGAAATGGAAGATGTGGTCCTTCTCTTCACCAGCCTGGGCAAATACATCTGCTGCTGCCTGGTGGGCCACGCCATCCATGGGCTGCTGGTTCTCCCGGGGATCTACTTCGTCTTCACCCGCAGGAACCCCTACTGCTTCCTGTGGGGCATCTTCACTCCCTTGGCCACCGCCTTTGGCACCTCCTCCAG CTCTGCCACATTGCCCCTGATGATGAAGTGTGTTGAGGAGAAGAATGGAGTGTCCAAGCACATCAGCCGCTTCATTCTTCCCATTGGTGCCACCGTCAACATGGATGGGGCGGCCCTCTTCCAATGTGTGGCCGCTGTCTTCATTGCCCAGCTCAACAGCATCTCGCTCAACTTCATCCAAGTCATCACGATCCT CATCACCGCGACAGCGTCGAGTGTCGGAGCAGCTGGGATTCCCGCAGGAGGCGTCCTCACCCTGGCCATTATCTTGGAGGCCATCAGCTTGCCCACCAATGACATCTCTCTCATTCTGGCGGTGGATTGGCTTGT AGACCGGACGTGCACTGTCCTGAATGTGGAGGGCGATGCCTTTGGCGCAGGGCTCCTGCAGGTGTATGCGGAAAGGACCATGGGCAAGGCGGACGATGATGACCTGGTGGAGGTCAAGgcggaggctgtggatgccatcAAGGCAGTGGAGATAGGGGAGGGGTCCCCGCTGATTAAGAGAGATGGTCCGGCCCTTGTGGAGAGCAGCAATTCTTGCGAAAAGGAATCTGTGATGTAA
- the SLC1A5 gene encoding neutral amino acid transporter B(0) isoform X1 → MLPTGTEVEGMNILGLVVFAIVFGIALRKLGAEGENLIKFFNSFNEATMILVSWIMWYAPLGIMFLVAGKIVEMEDVVLLFTSLGKYICCCLVGHAIHGLLVLPGIYFVFTRRNPYCFLWGIFTPLATAFGTSSSSATLPLMMKCVEEKNGVSKHISRFILPIGATVNMDGAALFQCVAAVFIAQLNSISLNFIQVITILITATASSVGAAGIPAGGVLTLAIILEAISLPTNDISLILAVDWLV, encoded by the exons ATG CTCCCTACTGGCACGGAAGTCGAAGGCATGAACATCCTCGGCCTGGTGGTCTTTGCCATCGTCTTTGGGATCGCCCTGCGGAAGCTCGGGGCCGAAGGGGAGAACCTGATTAAATTCTTTAACTCCTTCAACGAAGCCACCATGATCCTGGTCTCGTGGATTATGTG GTATGCCCCCTTGGGGATCATGTTCCTGGTGGCCGGCAAGATTGTGGAAATGGAAGATGTGGTCCTTCTCTTCACCAGCCTGGGCAAATACATCTGCTGCTGCCTGGTGGGCCACGCCATCCATGGGCTGCTGGTTCTCCCGGGGATCTACTTCGTCTTCACCCGCAGGAACCCCTACTGCTTCCTGTGGGGCATCTTCACTCCCTTGGCCACCGCCTTTGGCACCTCCTCCAG CTCTGCCACATTGCCCCTGATGATGAAGTGTGTTGAGGAGAAGAATGGAGTGTCCAAGCACATCAGCCGCTTCATTCTTCCCATTGGTGCCACCGTCAACATGGATGGGGCGGCCCTCTTCCAATGTGTGGCCGCTGTCTTCATTGCCCAGCTCAACAGCATCTCGCTCAACTTCATCCAAGTCATCACGATCCT CATCACCGCGACAGCGTCGAGTGTCGGAGCAGCTGGGATTCCCGCAGGAGGCGTCCTCACCCTGGCCATTATCTTGGAGGCCATCAGCTTGCCCACCAATGACATCTCTCTCATTCTGGCGGTGGATTGGCTTGTGTAA